The segment GACAACAATAGACAAGTACCCTtgtcagcttttggagaagacggagcattttggaGTCACGTCTTTTACTTTTGTCATAGACtgatgtatacaaactatgtttttcagaaaaatgtaaaatattcatatgtaatgtaatggttgtgtttactttgattactatgatgcaattgttgtgatactacacaaaACGTcatccaccctcggacgtttttGCCAGTTGTCttatggttcgggggtgtgacatattctgTTGAAGAAGGTTTCAGGACTTTTTGCTAATATTGATCTCTGTTAAAAGCCATCATTTTGTTGTTGACGAAGTTCTTTGACTTCGATTTTACCCTaactttgtttacaagtctgatcttgaaCAGGTTTTTCGCAATGTCATCATGTCACACGACGATTCCAACATAAACCTtatcaatatctccaacaacattggaTCCACAACTAGAATTCCCATTCTATATACTCAGGATTACGAAGTATGgatgcatcactttgaagactatgtgatcGGTTCTGAAGACAACGTGTATTTGATCTCGGAAGCGATCATTGTAGTTCCGTTCGCTCACTCTGGCACAAACTGGGTCATAAAGACTTAAAATGAGTACAACCAACTTATGGTTGATGTTAAAGACGTtcctcaagatgaaaaggatacgTTTGTATGCAATATAAAAGCGCTTAGAATGATTAGATTTTCCCTACAGTTTGACACCTTTCGGTTGGTTAGCTCATGCAAGACAGCAAAAGAGGTTTGGGACAGGTTGAAAGAGTTGTATTCTACTGATGAGGATCTTGAGCATTCGATCCAGACTCTATTGCTTTCAGAGTTTGGAGACTTCAAGCAGAAACCTGAAGAGAAGCTGATCCAAGcctttgatcgctttaatcatttTCTTAGCaaaatgataaagcatgggatagaGAGGAaagttattgagcagaaggtcacattcatgaatggcctaagatccgaaTGGATGGTTGTAGTGTCTACTGTAAAGGCCGATGAACAATTGAAGGCTTACTTTTTGGCGAAGCTAGTGAGGATACTAAAGTCATATGAAGGTACAATGACTAAAGAAACGAACGTGGTTTCAAGCATGGGTTCTTTGGCCCTAATTTCCAAAGGAAAGAATGCaatgaaagaagaagaagatttagatctCTCTGAATTTAATCTAACCAATGAAGAATATGCTTTGATGGTTTCAAACCCAAAGAAGTTCATTCGGAGAAACTTTCCCACCAATAAGAACCAAAACTGGCAAGGAaactacagttctgaaaaggcaAAGGAGGAACCGAGGATTACTCCTCAacaagaagaaccaaagaaggaaagaAAGATGTCAAGTGACTCAGGATTTAATTGTCACTTCTGTGGAGGCAAAAACCACTTTGCAAAGGACTGTATGTTGAGGAAGATGTTAGAGAAGATTGAAAGTGAAGACAATGAAGCATACTACCTGCGAAAGCTAGAAGAGATTAAGAAGAAGAAAGCTGCTGCAAACAACACTATGAATGTTCTTATTGTGTAGGAAAATGTTGTAAATGACGAATTTGGTGCTGTTCAAGTA is part of the Lactuca sativa cultivar Salinas chromosome 7, Lsat_Salinas_v11, whole genome shotgun sequence genome and harbors:
- the LOC111887420 gene encoding uncharacterized protein LOC111887420, translating into MVDVKDVPQDEKDTFVCNIKALRMIRFSLQFDTFRLVSSCKTAKEVWDRLKELYSTDEDLEHSIQTLLLSEFGDFKQKPEEKLIQAFDRFNHFLSKMIKHGIERKVIEQKVTFMNGLRSEWMVVVSTVKADEQLKAYFLAKLVRILKSYEGTMTKETNVVSSMGSLALISKGKNAMKEEEDLDLSEFNLTNEEYALMVSNPKKFIRRNFPTNKNQNWQGNYSSEKAKEEPRITPQQEEPKKERKMSSDSGFNCHFCGGKNHFAKDCMLRKMLEKIESEDNEAYYLRKLEEIKKKKAAANNTMNDEEVRKPTHGRDFVAKEDECVAEAKCLMVTAGVSQMRGYITDGGQDEVKEREDRCFAAKHVGEQINEYDQLIKKNSVEFTRLSQNKSKVMKKRAVVYQKVETTPNQVCAVTDITQKQTAELTSLVNEDNDDGCEEHFWPAPIDNADETVGLSERTSWRVKGRYVA